GGTCCTAGGGATCGGGGGAGGTGGTACCTTGGCTAGGTGGCTTCACGAGATGAGGTGGCCCGATGTCCAGGACTACCTGAGGGAGGACGATAGGGTGATGGTGCCCCTGGGGAGCACGGAGCAACACGGGAGACACGCTCCACTGGGAACGGATTCCCTGCTGGCTATCGCCTTAGCTGAGGAAGCAAGCGAGAGGACCGGTGTGGTGATAGCCCCTCCCCTGTGGTACGGCTGGAGCCCTCACCACATGGTAGCTCCTGGAACGGTGAGCGTGAGACCGGAGGTCCTGATAGAGGTGCTTTTCGATATCGTGAGGTCCCTATCAAGGCACGGATTCAGGAACTTCGTCCTGATAAACGGCCATAGGTTAGCCAACTTGCCCTGGATCCAGATAGCGGCTGAGAGGGCTCAGAGGGAGCTTAA
This is a stretch of genomic DNA from Candidatus Korarchaeum sp.. It encodes these proteins:
- a CDS encoding creatininase family protein translates to MARWLHEMRWPDVQDYLREDDRVMVPLGSTEQHGRHAPLGTDSLLAIALAEEASERTGVVIAPPLWYGWSPHHMVAPGTVSVRPEVLIEVLFDIVRSLSRHGFRNFVLINGHRLANLPWIQIAAERAQRELKVNALIFDPLYMSIDLRRSVEFGPFGHGDDMETSHLLYKFPKLVKIDEARDYVPDRVVYADPLSPRDSLCYVPSTEEQMRAIRELTGDTVIGTPTRADPKKGRIYHEHLVERLVQLLQSLKR